A single window of uncultured Pseudodesulfovibrio sp. DNA harbors:
- a CDS encoding isochorismatase family cysteine hydrolase, which translates to MFQQDPYTCPTFDSCALIVIDMQNDFVQPKGTASRPEALEILPRTKTLVEAFRKADKNIAHVIRLYTQNGHKAEPCRRTLLENGTELVVPDTWGALIADGLLPEGVTIDHEELQWGTPISISGKECVLYKQSWSAFYKTQLEWYLLEAPAKTIIVTGTWFANCVRQTIYDAMSCHLRVVAVRDCIAGITDKDCADLEKVGCSVLTAEEVTAQLG; encoded by the coding sequence ATGTTCCAACAAGACCCGTATACCTGTCCGACTTTCGACTCCTGTGCCCTTATCGTCATTGACATGCAAAATGACTTTGTACAGCCCAAAGGGACAGCATCAAGACCCGAGGCTCTCGAAATCCTCCCCAGAACCAAGACTTTGGTTGAAGCTTTTCGAAAAGCCGATAAAAACATCGCCCATGTCATTCGGCTTTACACCCAGAATGGACACAAGGCAGAACCATGCAGGCGCACACTGCTTGAAAATGGGACAGAACTTGTCGTTCCTGACACATGGGGAGCACTCATAGCTGACGGACTGCTCCCGGAAGGAGTCACCATCGACCATGAAGAACTCCAGTGGGGAACACCCATAAGTATTTCGGGAAAAGAGTGTGTCCTTTACAAACAAAGCTGGAGCGCTTTCTACAAGACACAACTCGAATGGTACCTGCTGGAAGCACCGGCCAAGACAATCATTGTGACAGGAACATGGTTCGCCAATTGCGTTCGTCAAACTATATACGACGCAATGAGTTGCCACCTGCGAGTAGTGGCCGTGCGCGACTGCATCGCCGGTATCACGGATAAGGACTGTGCTGATCTGGAAAAAGTAGGATGTTCAGTACTGACGGCGGAAGAAGTCACCGCCCAACTGGGATAA